One segment of Formicincola oecophyllae DNA contains the following:
- a CDS encoding glutamate racemase: MLMPICDNADHDQAPGHASQPAPSLPEEGRGRRVLVFDSGIGGLGTVASLRAQAPALAVDFLADNAFFPYGDKPDDLLRARIVALLEQAVAQLQPEVVIVACNTASTLALAPLRAVLNVPVVGCVPPVRWGAKVSQTRTLGLLATPATARRGYVQQLRDLHAADCALHVHGSALLAGQAEKAFRGGEVDSAAIEGELAALLAMATPTSPIDVIGLGCTHYAFILPQLKGAAQRLLGAERAARLMWLDPAPAVARQALRRLQEQAPTTLAAVQAGQGVNCFHTTGALPDEALAKRLPELGFGANRPFTPI; the protein is encoded by the coding sequence ATGCTCATGCCTATTTGTGACAACGCCGATCATGACCAGGCCCCTGGCCACGCTAGCCAGCCAGCGCCCAGCCTGCCTGAAGAGGGCCGGGGGCGGCGTGTGCTGGTTTTTGATTCAGGCATTGGAGGGTTGGGCACCGTTGCCAGCCTGCGCGCCCAGGCGCCAGCGCTGGCAGTGGATTTCCTGGCTGACAACGCCTTTTTTCCTTACGGCGACAAACCAGACGACCTGCTGCGTGCGCGCATTGTGGCGCTTTTGGAACAAGCTGTGGCGCAGCTGCAGCCAGAGGTCGTCATTGTGGCCTGTAATACAGCCAGCACCTTGGCCCTGGCCCCTTTGCGCGCTGTGCTGAACGTGCCTGTAGTAGGGTGCGTGCCCCCTGTGCGCTGGGGGGCGAAGGTCAGCCAAACGCGCACCCTTGGCCTGCTGGCCACGCCTGCCACGGCCCGGCGGGGCTATGTGCAGCAGTTGCGCGACCTCCATGCTGCTGATTGTGCGCTTCACGTCCATGGCAGCGCCCTTTTGGCTGGGCAAGCTGAAAAGGCCTTCAGAGGAGGGGAGGTGGACAGCGCAGCCATAGAGGGTGAACTAGCCGCTCTTCTGGCTATGGCAACCCCAACATCCCCCATAGACGTCATCGGTTTGGGCTGCACCCATTATGCTTTCATTCTGCCGCAGTTGAAAGGCGCTGCTCAACGCTTGCTTGGCGCTGAAAGGGCTGCGCGCCTGATGTGGCTTGACCCAGCCCCCGCTGTGGCGCGCCAAGCCTTGCGGCGCTTGCAGGAACAGGCGCCAACCACCCTAGCTGCGGTTCAGGCAGGCCAAGGGGTGAATTGCTTCCACACTACAGGTGCTTTGCCTGATGAAGCTTTGGCCAAGCGCCTGCCAGAACTGGGCTTTGGCGCTAACCGTCCCTTCACCCCAATCTGA
- a CDS encoding polyprenyl synthetase family protein, whose amino-acid sequence MGGENALQALTAWLGEDMKACNQVIMDRMASSVPLIPQVGAYLVSAGGKRLRPLLTLAAARLCGYGGKPGEDRHVRLAACVEFIHTATLLHDDVVDESLLRRGHASANALFGNQASVLVGDFLFSRSFQLMTTDGSLAVMGILANASATIAEGEVLQMTTQNDLSTPVDKYLEVIHGKTAALFAAACRVGVVAASGTPVQEQALERFGEGLGMAFQLVDDALDYVAEQETLGKTVGDDFREGKITLPVLTAWERGTEEDRAFWRRVIERQGAGADATNLDEAAQKRDLHHAMKLIKQTGSIEATLDKARTYADQALAALAQFPESELKSLLAQTLTYTVNRAR is encoded by the coding sequence ATGGGCGGCGAAAACGCCCTCCAGGCCCTGACCGCATGGCTGGGGGAGGACATGAAGGCCTGCAACCAGGTCATTATGGACCGCATGGCAAGTTCCGTGCCCCTCATCCCCCAGGTGGGCGCTTACCTGGTTTCTGCTGGCGGCAAGCGCCTGCGCCCGCTCCTCACCTTGGCTGCGGCGCGCTTGTGCGGCTATGGCGGCAAACCGGGGGAGGACAGGCACGTGCGCCTGGCGGCGTGCGTGGAGTTCATCCACACAGCCACCCTCCTTCATGATGACGTAGTCGATGAAAGCCTCCTGCGGCGCGGCCATGCCTCAGCCAACGCCTTGTTTGGCAACCAGGCTTCTGTCCTGGTGGGGGATTTCCTGTTCTCGCGCTCATTCCAGCTCATGACTACGGATGGGTCCCTGGCTGTCATGGGGATTCTAGCCAATGCCTCCGCCACCATCGCTGAAGGCGAGGTGCTGCAGATGACCACGCAGAACGACCTCTCCACCCCCGTGGACAAGTACTTAGAGGTCATTCACGGCAAAACCGCAGCACTCTTTGCTGCGGCCTGCCGTGTGGGGGTGGTGGCGGCCAGTGGCACGCCTGTGCAGGAGCAGGCCCTTGAACGCTTTGGTGAAGGCCTCGGTATGGCTTTCCAGCTGGTGGATGACGCCCTGGACTACGTGGCTGAGCAGGAGACGCTTGGTAAAACGGTGGGTGACGACTTCAGGGAAGGAAAAATCACCCTGCCTGTGCTGACGGCCTGGGAACGCGGCACAGAGGAGGACAGGGCCTTCTGGCGCCGCGTTATTGAACGCCAGGGCGCGGGTGCAGATGCTACCAACCTTGATGAAGCGGCCCAGAAGCGCGACCTTCACCATGCCATGAAGCTGATCAAGCAAACAGGCTCCATTGAAGCTACCCTGGACAAAGCGCGCACTTATGCTGACCAAGCTTTGGCGGCGCTAGCCCAGTTCCCTGAAAGCGAGTTGAAGTCACTTTTGGCCCAAACGCTGACTTACACGGTCAACCGCGCGCGCTGA
- a CDS encoding ribonucleotide-diphosphate reductase subunit beta — MSAHETNHPQPLPFRASEHLPSEEELKAGGLLAGSPIYKPFRYPWAYDAWLTQQRVHWLPEEVPLADDVKDWHRKLNDAERNLITQIFRFFTQTDIEVNGVYMKYYAQVFKPTEVLMMLSAFSNIETIHIAAYSHLLDTIGMPEAEYAAFLKYRQMRDKYDYMQSFDVSNKHNLALAMAAYGAFMEGLQLFASFAILLNFPRFNKLKGMGQIITWSVRDETLHCLSIIRLFRTFIRENPELWTPAFQEEIREVCRTTVAHEDAFVDLAFEMGPVEGLSADDVKRYIRFIGDRRLTQLSLDPIFGIEQNPLPWVDDMLNAVEHANFFENRATEYSRASTQGTWEEAFESGVFTS; from the coding sequence ATGAGCGCCCATGAGACCAACCACCCCCAGCCACTGCCCTTCCGCGCTTCCGAACACCTACCGAGCGAGGAGGAGCTTAAAGCGGGCGGCCTTCTGGCTGGCAGTCCCATTTACAAGCCCTTCCGCTACCCTTGGGCTTATGACGCCTGGCTGACGCAGCAGCGCGTCCACTGGCTGCCTGAGGAGGTGCCGCTGGCTGATGACGTCAAGGACTGGCACCGCAAGCTCAATGACGCCGAGCGCAATCTCATCACGCAGATTTTCCGCTTCTTCACCCAGACTGACATTGAGGTGAACGGCGTTTACATGAAGTACTACGCCCAGGTGTTCAAACCGACTGAAGTGCTGATGATGCTCTCGGCCTTTTCCAACATCGAGACCATCCACATCGCAGCCTACTCCCACCTGCTTGACACCATCGGCATGCCTGAGGCCGAGTACGCGGCCTTCCTCAAATACCGCCAAATGCGCGACAAGTACGATTACATGCAGTCGTTCGATGTCAGCAACAAGCACAATCTGGCGCTGGCCATGGCCGCTTACGGCGCCTTCATGGAGGGGCTGCAGCTCTTCGCCTCCTTCGCGATCTTGCTGAACTTCCCGCGCTTTAACAAGCTCAAAGGCATGGGGCAGATCATCACTTGGTCGGTGCGTGACGAGACGCTGCACTGCCTGTCCATCATCCGCCTGTTCCGCACCTTCATCCGCGAGAACCCAGAACTCTGGACCCCCGCCTTCCAGGAGGAAATCAGGGAGGTCTGCCGTACCACTGTTGCCCATGAGGATGCCTTCGTTGACCTGGCTTTTGAAATGGGGCCCGTGGAAGGGCTGAGTGCTGATGACGTCAAGCGCTACATCCGCTTCATCGGTGACCGCCGCCTGACGCAGCTCAGCCTCGACCCGATTTTCGGGATTGAGCAAAACCCCTTGCCCTGGGTTGACGACATGCTCAACGCTGTTGAACACGCCAACTTCTTTGAAAACCGCGCCACTGAATATTCCCGCGCCTCCACCCAAGGCACGTGGGAGGAGGCCTTTGAAAGCGGGGTTTTCACCTCCTAA
- a CDS encoding ribonucleoside-diphosphate reductase subunit alpha, producing the protein MAPSLDLAKDSSQEAHAPTQPADATQEEELFERPVQMPGRHAVRIDHSRDDRLTAFGKATLAHRYLLPGEGNQDLFARVASYYGADEGHAQRIYDYMSKHWFMPATPVLSNGGTKRGLPISCFLNEASDSLEGIVGLWNENVWLAAKGGGIGSYWGNLRSIGESIGHNGRTSGVIPFIRVMDSLTLAISQGSLRRGSAAVYLPIWHPEIEEFIELRKPTGGDPNRKALNLHHGILVTDDFMRAVAADEDWALTSPKDHSIIRKVSARGLWIRLLTARMEQGEPYIVFSDTVARAQPEHHRLAGLEVKTSNLCAEITLPTGIDHHGKQRTAVCCLSSVNLEYWDDWQDNPRFIADIMLFLDNVLQDFIDNAPDDMANAKYAAMRERSVGLGAMGFHSFLQAKNVPFASVTAKSWNRKIFNHISEQAAQASRDLAKTRGPCPDAADYGMEERFSHTMAVAPTASISIIAGGASPGIDPISANVFLQKTLSGSFTVRNRHLAKVLEAHGHNDEATWSKITLDKGSVQKLDFLTPHEKEVFKTAFELDQRWVVEHAADRAPFLSQSQSVNLFLPADIHKRDLNLIHYEAWKKGVKSLYYCRSLSVMRADTVSNATEKRDIMEGDDDHLPQASASTSSGTGADGGKYEECLSCQ; encoded by the coding sequence ATGGCCCCATCACTGGACCTGGCGAAGGATTCCAGCCAGGAAGCCCATGCCCCCACCCAGCCTGCTGACGCCACGCAGGAGGAGGAGCTTTTTGAACGCCCCGTGCAGATGCCAGGGCGCCACGCTGTGCGAATCGACCACAGCCGTGACGACCGCCTGACGGCCTTCGGCAAAGCCACGCTGGCCCACCGCTACCTGCTGCCAGGTGAGGGCAACCAGGACTTGTTTGCGCGTGTCGCCTCCTACTATGGCGCTGACGAGGGGCACGCCCAACGCATCTACGATTACATGAGCAAGCATTGGTTCATGCCGGCAACGCCTGTCCTTTCTAACGGGGGAACCAAGCGCGGCCTGCCTATTTCCTGCTTCCTCAATGAGGCCAGCGACAGCCTGGAGGGCATCGTTGGGCTTTGGAACGAGAATGTCTGGCTGGCGGCCAAGGGGGGCGGCATCGGCTCCTATTGGGGGAACCTGCGCTCCATCGGCGAGAGCATCGGCCATAATGGCCGCACAAGTGGCGTCATACCCTTCATCCGCGTGATGGACAGCCTGACGCTGGCTATTTCACAAGGCTCCCTGCGCCGTGGTTCGGCAGCAGTCTACCTGCCCATCTGGCACCCGGAGATCGAGGAGTTCATCGAGCTGCGCAAGCCCACTGGCGGCGACCCCAACCGCAAGGCGCTGAACCTGCACCATGGCATTTTGGTGACGGACGACTTCATGCGCGCTGTGGCTGCTGACGAGGACTGGGCGCTGACCTCCCCCAAGGACCACAGCATCATCCGCAAAGTTTCAGCGCGCGGGCTGTGGATCCGCCTGCTGACGGCGCGCATGGAGCAAGGCGAGCCTTACATCGTCTTCTCCGACACGGTGGCGCGCGCCCAGCCAGAACACCACCGCCTGGCGGGGCTGGAGGTCAAAACATCTAACCTCTGCGCTGAAATCACCTTGCCAACGGGCATCGACCACCACGGCAAGCAGCGCACCGCTGTGTGCTGCTTGTCCTCAGTCAACCTGGAATACTGGGACGACTGGCAGGACAACCCGCGCTTCATCGCTGACATCATGCTGTTCCTCGACAACGTCCTTCAGGACTTCATCGACAACGCCCCAGACGATATGGCCAACGCCAAGTACGCTGCCATGCGCGAACGTTCCGTGGGGCTTGGGGCAATGGGGTTTCACTCATTCCTGCAGGCCAAGAACGTGCCGTTCGCCTCCGTCACCGCCAAATCCTGGAACAGGAAAATCTTCAACCACATCTCTGAGCAGGCCGCCCAGGCCTCACGCGATTTGGCCAAGACGCGCGGCCCCTGCCCAGACGCCGCCGATTACGGCATGGAGGAGCGATTCTCCCACACCATGGCTGTGGCGCCGACCGCCAGCATCTCCATCATCGCTGGTGGCGCCAGCCCTGGCATCGACCCCATCAGCGCCAACGTCTTCCTGCAGAAAACGCTTTCCGGCTCCTTCACGGTGCGCAACCGCCACCTGGCCAAGGTCCTGGAGGCCCATGGCCATAATGATGAGGCGACCTGGTCTAAGATCACCTTGGACAAAGGCTCCGTCCAGAAGCTGGACTTCCTCACCCCCCATGAGAAGGAGGTGTTCAAAACAGCCTTTGAGCTGGACCAGCGCTGGGTGGTGGAACATGCGGCCGACCGCGCGCCGTTCCTCTCCCAGTCGCAGTCGGTCAACCTGTTCCTGCCAGCGGACATCCACAAGCGCGACCTCAACCTCATCCATTACGAAGCCTGGAAGAAGGGCGTGAAGTCCCTCTACTACTGCCGCTCCCTTTCCGTCATGCGTGCTGACACCGTCTCCAACGCAACGGAAAAGCGCGACATCATGGAAGGTGATGACGACCACCTGCCGCAGGCCTCCGCCAGCACGTCTAGCGGCACGGGCGCTGATGGCGGCAAGTATGAGGAATGCCTCTCCTGCCAGTGA